Proteins encoded by one window of Culicoides brevitarsis isolate CSIRO-B50_1 chromosome 2, AGI_CSIRO_Cbre_v1, whole genome shotgun sequence:
- the LOC134831208 gene encoding ankyrin-repeat and fibronectin type III domain-containing 1, with translation MRIKFRSKKMDEKKKKTHKMAKNVKLKQQTPHNNKNKRILMESGSNHSHLKSNLDLFLAIEHGSLDEVSTLLEKERIDINCKGPLNLTPLECAVLNNNRSIVKYLLQKGASESNCCEEVIKGLKEELKNNISDGRSGLLKLSDETVSQKLLWEIKRKNIRKVLLGWDQLKKPEKPILFVEPVNQRSVVVSISLKENCPIITKVKVQWSQSPIFDTLNERIFAANPQNFKFTIPDLDPSARYFFRAFIGNIKEWSSVSSFSICCSSWKKSDQNARTFDKQKAHLDNLCTILQKINLHASQDVTGDVSYDKNSGVIKKKNAIHSLFNSVAPHKLSRNIKKGVYMACLVYSSHRAVFVVDDMVPLVEVCDTATTIAPPDFLWMMKISYSWFNLKRLKVILQQRETGNANWEMRKKLLGAVKQLQNVLGVTNLGQLYYKETHVSDEATVLTFVRQEDPTESPLSVSGKWLTLDKCQKNQQLTSLNIEDLIKFHDNAKIELSNGLYLGYLSLKSSLNSLYVMTSKANILPHCKIRQNSYVCAEEWEIISQNKVSGINKSYLTEIQLKFLQDLQMAVSELLKTLNGQADLTDLRFYSLEVVEINENVSFIIVCPQAEKFCQVINSKDELSLCNERSTYIPLKVFELLHTSLYQGEIANKYYELSCTLDLEIQLATQSSREALSTAEIEQTRTKLNKLQEVAESCKEFWKNINWLGNLVKFAQNKDSVKEPTLRNILEFKKLSDASPHKRTPVKSQANTSSQSTSSATETSIVQVYAAYDTGLPSGTSLKLRVTPQTTCREVIDLVVKQLNMAVVLKGKEGPIYSSEELQNFCLVAIIGARERCLRDEFRLLQLQNPFKKGTLYVRQKHDLLAAIEHSNHQTAI, from the exons ATGAGGATCAAGTTCAGAAGCAAGAAAATGgacgagaagaagaagaaaacgcACAAAATGGCCAAGAACGTCAAGTTGAAACAACAAACAcctcacaacaacaaaaacaagcgAATTCTCATGGAGAGTGGCAGCAATCACAGTCATCTGAAGAGCAATCTGGACCTTTTTCTAGCAATCGAACACGGAAGTCTCGACGAAGTCAGCACGTTGTTGGAAAAGGAACGCATTGACATCAATTG CAAGGGACCATTGAATTTGACGCCACTCGAGTGTGCCGTATTGAATAACAATCGTTccattgttaaatatttgctGCAAAAGGGCGCGTCTGAGTCAAATTGTT GTGAGGAAGTGATAAAAGGCTTGAAAGAAGAGCTGAAAAATAACATCAGCGATGGAAGAAGTGGATTATTGAAGCTTTCGGATGAGACAGTGTCACAAAAATTACTGTGGGAGATCAAAAGAAAGAATATTCGGAAGGTTTTGCTTGGATGGGATCAGTTGAAGAAGCCAGAAAAGCCGATTTTGTTCGTTGAACCTGTCAATCAACGGTCTGTCGTTGTTTCCATTAGTCTGAAGGAGAATTGCCCGATTATTACAAAAGTTAAAg ttcaatGGTCCCAAAGCCCAATTTTCGACACGCTAAACGAACGAATATTCGCCGCCAATccacaaaatttcaagtttaccATTCCCGATCTCGATCCGAGCGCCCGATATTTCTTCCGTGCCTTCATCGGAAACATCAAAGAATGGAGCTCCGTATCGAGTTTCTCCATTTGCTGCTCCAGCTGGAAGAAATCCGACCAAAATGCACGCACATTCGACAAACAAAAAGCGCATCTTGACAATTTGTGcacaattttgcaaaaaatcaacttgcATGCGAGCCAAGATGTGACGGGAGACGTGAGTTACGACAAAAACAGCGGTgtgataaagaagaaaaatgcgaTTCACTCGTTGTTTAATTCCGTCGCACCTCACAAATTATCGCGGAACATCAAAAAAGGTGTGTATATGGCGTGTTTGGTGTACTCGAGTCATCGTGCGGTGTTCGTTGTGGACGATATGGTGCCGCTCGTGGAGGTTTGTGACACAGCGACGACAATTGCACCCCCGGATTTCCTCTggatgatgaaaatttcgtaTTCGTGGTTCAATTTGAAGCGGTTAAAGGTGATTTTGCAGCAACGTGAGACGGGAAATGCCAATTGGGAGATGCGGAAAAAGCTTTTGGGAGCAGTGAAGCAACTTCAGAACGTCTTGGGGGTGACGAATTTGGGACAGCTGTACTATAAGGAGACACATGTGAGTGACGAGGCGACAGTTTTGACGTTTGTGCGACAAGAAGACCCCACAGAAAGTCCCTTGAGTGTCAGCGGGAAGTGGTTGACGCTGGATAAATGtcagaaaaatcaacaattgaCCTCGTTAAACATCGAAGACTTGATTAAATTTCACGATAACGCAAAAATCGAGCTCAGTAATGGGCTTTATTTGGGTTATTTGTCGCTGAAAAGCTCTCTAAACTCCCTTTATGTGATGACATCAAAAGCCAACATCTTGCCACACTGCAAAATCCGACAAAATTCCTACGTGTGTGCCGAAGAATGGGAAATTATCAGTCAAAACAAGGTTTCGGGCATCAACAAGTCCTATCTAACCGAAATTCAGCTCAAATTCTTGCAAGATCTCCAAATGGCGGTAAGCGAACTGCTAAAAACGCTCAATGGTCAAGCCGATCTCACGGATTTACGGTTTTATTCGCTGGAAGTCGTcgaaattaacgaaaatgTCAGTTTCATAATCGTTTGTCCGCAAGCCGAGAAATTTTGTCAAGTCATAAACTCGAAAGATGAGCTCTCGTTGTGCAACGAACGATCGACTTACATCCCCCTGAAGGTTTTTGAGCTTTTACATACGTCGCTGTACCAAGGAGAGATTGCGAATAAATATTACGAACTCTCGTGCACACTGGATCTCGAAATTCAACTTGCAACGCAGTCAAGCAGGGAAGCACTTTCGACGGCGGAAATCGAACAAACGCGCACAAAGCTCAATAAATTGCAAGAAGTCGCGGAATCGTGCAAAGAATtctggaaaaatataaattggcTCGGGAATTTGGTgaaatttgcacaaaataaGGATTCGGTGAAGGAACCAACGCTGCGGAATATTTtggagtttaaaaaattgagtgacGCGTCGCCGCATAAACGAACTCCGGTGAAATCGCAGGCAAATACGAGTTCGCAAAGCACGTCGTCTGCCACGGAAACGAGTATTGTGCAAGTTTATGCGGCTTATGACACGGGATTGCCCAGCGGGACGAGTTTAAAGTTGAGAGTGACGCCACAAACGACGTGTCGCGAGGTGATTGACTTGGTTGTGAAGCAGCTCAATATGGCAGTTGTGCTAAAAG gcaaaGAAGGTCCAATTTACAGCAGCGAAGAGCTCCAAAATTTCTGCCTGGTCGCCATTATCGGTGCTCGCGAACGTTGTTTGCGCGACGAATTTCGTCTTTTGCAACTGCAGAATCCCTTCAAGAAGGGAACCCTCTATGTCAGACAAAAGCATGATCTCTTAGCAGCAATCGAACATTCCAACCATCAAACAGCAATATAA